The genomic region GGCGGCGCTCGGGAGCGAGCGAGAAGAAGGGGGCCACGGGATAGAGGAGATCCCCCAGGACGCGGCCCAGGGCGCGCAGATCCTGCTCACGCGTGGGCTTCTCCTTCAGCGCCGCCGGAGAGCGGGCGTCGGCCCCGAACCCCAGCGTGGCGATGGGAATCAAGGGGCTCGCCACCTCCTCGTGCTCGCTGTAGGCCGACTCGAAGTCGATGAAGGTCACCGCCCCGGTCCCGGCGTCGAAGAGGATGTTCTGCGGCGCGAGATCCCGGATGACGACGCCCCGGGCATGGATGGCCCGCACCCGGGCGGCGAGCTGACGGGCCAGGTGCAGGAACGTCTTCCCGTAGGCCCGGAGCGAGCCCTCCGAGGGACGTCCCTCCAGAACGATGCCCAGGCGGTTCCGCGCCATGAGCTGCGCGAGGCTCGAGCCCTCCACCCACTCCATGACGATGAAATGGTGTTCCCATTCCTGGAACACATCGAGGAGCCGGGGCGCCGCGCCCGTGCCCTCCAGGGCGCGCAGGATGCGGCCCTCGTTCAGCAGGGCCGCCACGGCATCGTGCGGCTGGTGCCGTCCCTGATTGACGAAGGGACGCGCCTCCTTGACGGCCACCTCCCGCCCCGTCTGGAGATCCCGGCAGAGGTAGACCCCTCCCTTGCTGGAGGTGCCCAGGACGCTGAGCGGCTGATAGCGGTGGTGCAGTGCCTCCCCGCCTTCGTCCTCGTCCGGCTCCTCGGGAAAGGGGTCCCTCACCCCCTCGGGGAGGGCGAAATACGGCAGGCGGGCGTCCTCTACCCGCTGGCCATCGGGCCCCACGAAGGCCGTGTCGGGCTCACCGTGGAGGTTGACCTCACCGGAGGTGAGGAAGGTGCCATAGCGGTAGAAGAGGACCTTGCTGTCCCGGTAGGGCCGGTCCGAAAGGATGTAGGGACCCCGGAAGCCCCGGGTCACCTGCGCCAGCCGTTCGAGCAACCGGTGGAAGTGCGCCAGGTCTCGCGGATACACGGTGACGAACTTTCCGCAGGCGCCTCCGCTCCGGAGGCTGGAGTTGCCCAGATCGAGCATGGCCTCGTCAGCCAGGACCTTGAACGCGACGCCCTCCTCCACGAGGACCGGCACGATGGCGGACAGCAGCGGCCGGGCCTGCTCATGGACGGAGGACAGGTGAATCTTGAAGCCCACGGCAGGGGCTCGCGGGTCCGCCGGCACCACGTGGTACCAGAGGCCCCGCTGCGCGCCACGCCAGCCTTCCGGCAGCAAGGGCGCGAGGTGGGCGCCGAACCCCGGAAGCGAAGACCGGTAGCTCTCCAGCCCTTCGTACCGCTCCGGATGCACGAGGGTGAAGAGGTACAGGTCCTTGCGCGCCCTGCGCTCGATGCCTTCCATGTGCATGTCCCCCTGAAGAATCTGGAGGAGCACGGGCCCCCGTGTGACACGGAGTCCCCGTGCCCCTCCAGACAGCAACGCCTGGCCCACGCCGCGGCGGGCCGCCTCTCAGCACAACAGCAGGCTGAGCGCCGAGATCGGCATCTGGTCCTGCGGGTGCTTCTTGTCCGGGTTGAGCTGCTGCAGCGCGAGCACTTTCCGTTTCATGACCCTACCCTCCAGACGCGGCAGGCGGAGCAGAAGCCCATCTTCCGTCCGTCTTCCCGTCCCCATGAAGGTGTTGTGCCGCGAAAGGCTCATCAACCTTCCAGGACAGGAGCGGAGGGCCCCGCCCGCCCGTCCGTCCCTCCCCGGGAGGCCATCGGTCAGCCCAGCCCCAGGCGCTTGGCCAGCCGCCGCAGGTTGGCGCGATCCAGGCCCAGCTCGCGCGCCGCGGAGGCCCAGTTGCCCTGGTGCCGATCGAGGCTCGCGCGGATCTGCCGGCGCTCGAAGTGCTCCACCGCCTCGCGGAGGTCCCCCACCGGGGCCTCCTCCGGCCCAGGCTTGGGCTCCGCCCGGGAAGGGCCCGCGGGTTCTCCGTGCAACGCGAAGTCCTCCGCCGACAGGGTGAGGATGCGGCTGTCATCGCGGCGCTGGCCATAGGCCCGGAGCGCGGTGCGGGCCACCAGGTGTTCCAGCTCCCGCACGTTCCCAGGCCAGGCGTAGGCGCACAGCGCGGCCTCCGCATCGCTGCTCAGGCGCAGGCTGCGCAGGCCCAGGCGCGAGCGGTTCTCCTCGAGGAAATAGCCCGTCAGCAGCAGCACGTCGGTGCCACGCTCGCGCAGGGCGGGCACGCGCAGCGGAAACACGCTGAGCCGGTGGTAGAGGTCTGCCCGGTAGCGCCCCTGCCGCACCTCCTCGGCCAGGTCCCGGTTGGTGGCGGCGAGCAGCCGCACGTCGATGCGGTGCTCCCGGTCCGAGCCCAGGCGCTGCAGCTGCCCGCTCTGGAGCACGCGCAGCAGCTTGGCCTGCACCGGAAGTGGCAGCTCACCCACCTCGTCCAGCAGCAGCGTGCCCCCATCGGCCAGCTCGAACTTGCCGCGCCGGTCGCTCACCGCCCCCGAGAAGGCCCCCACGACGTGGCCGAAGAGCTCGCTCTCCACCAGGCTCTCGGGCAAGGCGGCGCAGTTGAGGCTGACGAGCGGCCGGTGCGCGCGGGGTGAGGCCGCGTGGAGCGCCTGGGCCACCAGCTCCTTGCCCACCCCGGTCTCACCGCTGATGAGCACGCTCAGCGCGCTGGCGCCCACCAGCGTGATGTCCTCCAGGAGCTTGCGGAAGGGCTCGCTCTGGCCAATCAACGTAGGGGGCCGCTGTCCGGCGGCCAGACGGTAGGTCTCCGCCCGCTGGAACTCGCCCTCGGCCCGCATCACCAGCCGCTCGATGCGCTGGGTCACCCGCACGGTGGCCGCCGCCAGGCTCGCGAAGGCCTGCAAGGTGGCCAGGGCCACGGGGGCCAGCCGCCCGGGGGCCAACGCGTCCAGGGTCAGCAGGCCCCACACGTGCTCGTCCACCAGCAGCGGGCAGCCCATGCAATCGTGGACCTGGAGATCGCCGTGCGCCCCCTGCACCAGGCCGTCGTAGGGGTCCGGCAGCGCGCTGTCGGCGGGAAAGCGCGTCGGCCCCCTGTTGGCCAGCAGCACCTGGAAGCGCGGATGCTCGCTCACCCGGAAGCGCCGCCCCAGCGTGTCCTCCGAGAGGCCATTGACCGACAGGGGGACCAGCCACTCCCCCTCCAGGCGCAGCAGCGCGGCCGCATCGCACGGCAGCAGCAGGCGCAACGCCTGCAACAGCCGCCGGTAGCGCTCCTGCTCGGGCAGATCCCGCGACAGGTCATCCACCAGGGGGATCAACGCCTGGAACACCGGCGACGAAGTCATTGTGACCGCCGCGAGTCCATTTGACTCTCAATCCCCCTGGTCCGATTGACCTGGGCCTGAGGCAAGCCCCTGATTTTCCAATGGTCTCGGGTCGGCATGGAAGGTGCTTCATCAAAGCACGGAACACGGCGGGAGGAAGCCCCCGCCCATTCCGAACCCTCTCGACAGGAGCCCCCCATGCTCAGCGCCCCGTACCGGAACATCCTCAAAGCCACCGTGCCCTTGCTGGAGAGCGGCGGGGAGGCGCTGACAACACACTTCTACCGGATGATGCTCGGCGAGTACCCCCAGGTCCGGCCGCTGTTCAACCAGGCCCACCAGGCGAGCGGCGCACAGCCCCGCGCGCTGGCCCACGCGGTGCTCATGTACGCGCGCCACATCGATGAGCTGGAGAAGCTCGGCGGCCTGGTGACGCGGATCATCCAGAAGCACGTGGCCCTGCAGATTCTCCCCGAGCACTACCCCATCGTGGGCACGTGCTTGCTGCGCG from Stigmatella erecta harbors:
- the norR gene encoding nitric oxide reductase transcriptional regulator NorR translates to MTSSPVFQALIPLVDDLSRDLPEQERYRRLLQALRLLLPCDAAALLRLEGEWLVPLSVNGLSEDTLGRRFRVSEHPRFQVLLANRGPTRFPADSALPDPYDGLVQGAHGDLQVHDCMGCPLLVDEHVWGLLTLDALAPGRLAPVALATLQAFASLAAATVRVTQRIERLVMRAEGEFQRAETYRLAAGQRPPTLIGQSEPFRKLLEDITLVGASALSVLISGETGVGKELVAQALHAASPRAHRPLVSLNCAALPESLVESELFGHVVGAFSGAVSDRRGKFELADGGTLLLDEVGELPLPVQAKLLRVLQSGQLQRLGSDREHRIDVRLLAATNRDLAEEVRQGRYRADLYHRLSVFPLRVPALRERGTDVLLLTGYFLEENRSRLGLRSLRLSSDAEAALCAYAWPGNVRELEHLVARTALRAYGQRRDDSRILTLSAEDFALHGEPAGPSRAEPKPGPEEAPVGDLREAVEHFERRQIRASLDRHQGNWASAARELGLDRANLRRLAKRLGLG
- the lanKC gene encoding class III lanthionine synthetase LanKC, which encodes MHMEGIERRARKDLYLFTLVHPERYEGLESYRSSLPGFGAHLAPLLPEGWRGAQRGLWYHVVPADPRAPAVGFKIHLSSVHEQARPLLSAIVPVLVEEGVAFKVLADEAMLDLGNSSLRSGGACGKFVTVYPRDLAHFHRLLERLAQVTRGFRGPYILSDRPYRDSKVLFYRYGTFLTSGEVNLHGEPDTAFVGPDGQRVEDARLPYFALPEGVRDPFPEEPDEDEGGEALHHRYQPLSVLGTSSKGGVYLCRDLQTGREVAVKEARPFVNQGRHQPHDAVAALLNEGRILRALEGTGAAPRLLDVFQEWEHHFIVMEWVEGSSLAQLMARNRLGIVLEGRPSEGSLRAYGKTFLHLARQLAARVRAIHARGVVIRDLAPQNILFDAGTGAVTFIDFESAYSEHEEVASPLIPIATLGFGADARSPAALKEKPTREQDLRALGRVLGDLLYPVAPFFSLAPERRRPLLEHFARERGLPQVFVEIAFAAEEPLRFEALLEEAEQRLSRPLVSRQFPSGLNEAALRERIDGAARFIEEEVRGAEDPLALATDYRRCLTNRLGVAYGASGIAVALQRMRGAAPERLVSALVAEAAQAHPRKYPPGLYVGLSGIAWSLLELGQREPAERLLALSADSPLLGQGADLFYGDAGWGLTQLFFLKRLGARHYLRQALEAFERIEAKLEETPAGLRYVNEGDVYCGLAHGSAGIGYFLLRLYEATGERVHLERARALLEHDLGQGVAQDGALLFHRSERERILYPYWALGGAGLAAIALRFHGVLGEPRYLQLAQRMAQGLQGQYSVFPSHFYGMAGLGHLFVDLHQHTGEPGDAEEARRFAERSLLFAIPRPTGWVTPGEGLLRISTDYATGSAGIGVLLHRLLAGGGIPWFDV